TGAACCCAAGACCACTTCCAGTAGTGATGAGAGTAAAGCAGACAAGAGGTCTTAGAAAAGCAGATTAACATTACACAATTCCAAAGTCTACAAATATATACTCTTAGAACACCTGATCAAGTATACTCCTGCGGTAAAATGTAACACGTAAATATAATCACTAGCCTCTAGCGACGCTTCTTGCCATGCTGGATCAGGTCAGCAAAAGACTGAAAATTCACATCAACATCCTCATCATATTCAACTCCAAGTTCCTCCTGAAATGCACATGAAAATTAGGAGTGGAGTTTAGAAAGAGCAAGCAAAAATACGAAACGATCGACTTGTTAATACCTTAAACTCTTTTGGATTTTTGGGTGAGTTCTCAGTTATGGCATCCCATACATCTCTGAACATCCTTTTTCGCCTTCTCCACTGATTTAAGGCTTCTGAATACAACCCCTCGATGGCTTTTCTTTCTTCTGGACTTACAAGAGTAACACCTTCCCGCAATTTAATTAGTTTCTTTTCCATCTCATCAACCTTGAAATGATAAAGAAGTTAggatatttttcaagttatgcTTGAAGACCAGATTCAAATGCTAGAGAGTTCCACTGAGTCTCTTCATCTCCTACCTCTTTTCTCAGTTTGGATTCTTTAGCATGTATCTCTTCCATAGTCAAATTTGACTGCAGAGATTTCATCTCTGCAACAAAACCATTATAATTTACATGTAACATCACTCGGTGAGTTGAAGATTATCAAATTCGAAAAACGTCCGACAAATTTGTACAAATAACTCACAGACAACAGCAAGGAGTATCAAATAGGAATACCTGCTTCAACCTCACTGATGGCTTTCTTCTGTTCATTCAGCTTTTCTTGTAGATTGGCATTTTCTTCCTTCATTCTATTAAGCTCTTCCGTGTCTGGGATGTCAAACTGATCTTGCCGAGCCAGATAAATTTTCTGCTTGCCATACTCTTTAAATGATATCTTACCACTGTCACAGAGATTATCCAGGGCTTTTTGTACTGCAGCTTTTTTAAGGTTAAACTTTTGCAGTGCATCTGCCGCATTTTGGACATTCAATGGTCTATTTTGCTACATTAAACACCATGCGGAAAAAGGAAAATCACAGACTGTAtaactcaaaattcaaaaatttgcaGTTTGATAGCAAACTAACAGGTATCCAGAAAAAAATAGACACGAAAGTGTCACACTATCTTCACGGAATATTGATAAGCTATACCCTCTGTCAAGACACTAATTCAAGCAACAAAGGAAATTACACTGTGCGCACACAGTAGCAACTGAAGCTGTAATTCTTCTATATCCTACACTTGCTTCCTCTACATTTTTAATGAAACTTTTACAAGGAACCAAATATATTATACAATAGCTTAGTTATATTGAAGCTAATCAGTTTGATTAACAACAGCTTTCGATATTTACACCTGAATCTtcaaagcaaaataaaataaaatgtagtgtACTGCATTACAACTTTTACTGCATAGCTGCTAATTTTAAGCACAGAATTACACTTCATGTTTCAAATTGAACTCTCATACCGGCGTAGAAATTAGTTAATTACAGTAAACTATCCATTTGTGTAAACAATAGTAACACTTTCAAACAAAAATTCTCTAAATCTTAGATCCTTCGACTACATTTATTTACACACTACAGGtgaaaattagaagaagaaacaaaGACAAATGCACAGAAACACTACAAACATGGAATTAGATATACTAGTTAGCAAAATGATGAACTGTGTGTTACCTCGTTTACGAAATTGAGCACGATTCCTGCAAATTTTCAAGTAACAAAAAGTGGATAAGCTTTAGGATCTGTAAATTAAGATTTCAACTACGAAAATATTCAATTCTGTTATCCGGCGAAAATATTCCGGCGAGAGAAGTTACCTTCAGTGTTATCTGCTTTAGGAGCCATGGATTGGAGAATTCACAGAGCTCCAGAGCGCGGGAAAAAAAACTTCTGCCAAAATTTCTATATTTCGAATTTCCAGGAAAAAATGGGCACGAAGGCCTTTATACGATGTCGTAGTTGAAGATCGCAGGAATTTACCCTTGGTATAGCCACTAATTACGAAGAG
The DNA window shown above is from Solanum stenotomum isolate F172 chromosome 6, ASM1918654v1, whole genome shotgun sequence and carries:
- the LOC125867635 gene encoding homologous-pairing protein 2 homolog; this encodes MAPKADNTEGIVLNFVNEQNRPLNVQNAADALQKFNLKKAAVQKALDNLCDSGKISFKEYGKQKIYLARQDQFDIPDTEELNRMKEENANLQEKLNEQKKAISEVEAEMKSLQSNLTMEEIHAKESKLRKEVDEMEKKLIKLREGVTLVSPEERKAIEGLYSEALNQWRRRKRMFRDVWDAITENSPKNPKEFKEELGVEYDEDVDVNFQSFADLIQHGKKRR